One part of the Haemophilus parainfluenzae genome encodes these proteins:
- the purB gene encoding adenylosuccinate lyase, with product MQLSALTALSPIDGRYQDKATALRGIFSEFGLLKFRVTVEVRWLQKLAATAEIQEVSSLSKEANDYLNKIVEEFSLQDAERIKEIERTTNHDVKAVEYFLKEKSEALPELAKVSEFIHFACTSEDINNLSHALMLKTAREEVILPEWQKLIDEITRLANEYKTIPLLSRTHGQPASPSTVGKEMANVVYRLKRQFKQLQQNEILGKINGAVGNYNAHLSAYPTINWHKFSEEFVTSLGLDWNPYTTQIEPHDYIAEYFDVVVRFNTVIIDFDRDLWGYIALNHFKQRTIAGEIGSSTMPHKVNPIDFENSEGNLGLANAVMTHLAQKLPISRWQRDLTDSTVLRNLGVGLGYCLIAYAATRKGISKLEVNEQHLRDELNQNWEVLAEPIQTVMRRYGIEKPYEKLKELTRGKRVDEKAMREFIEKLDIPADEKARLQQLTPATYIGAAIELVEKL from the coding sequence ATGCAACTTTCCGCATTAACCGCTCTTTCCCCGATTGACGGTCGTTATCAAGATAAAGCCACCGCATTGCGTGGTATTTTCAGTGAATTTGGCTTGCTCAAATTCCGTGTCACCGTGGAAGTACGTTGGTTACAAAAATTGGCGGCGACCGCTGAAATCCAAGAGGTTTCTTCTTTGTCTAAAGAAGCAAACGATTACCTCAATAAAATTGTGGAAGAATTCAGTCTTCAAGATGCTGAACGTATTAAAGAAATTGAACGTACCACGAATCATGACGTAAAAGCGGTTGAGTATTTCTTAAAAGAAAAAAGTGAAGCCTTACCAGAATTAGCCAAAGTTTCTGAATTTATTCACTTTGCTTGTACCTCGGAAGATATTAACAACCTTTCTCACGCCTTGATGTTAAAAACGGCGCGTGAAGAAGTAATCTTACCTGAATGGCAAAAACTGATTGATGAAATCACCCGTTTAGCGAACGAATACAAAACTATCCCATTACTTTCTCGTACACACGGCCAACCTGCCTCACCAAGTACTGTGGGTAAAGAAATGGCGAACGTGGTTTACCGTTTAAAACGCCAATTCAAACAACTCCAACAAAATGAAATCTTGGGTAAAATCAACGGTGCAGTAGGTAACTACAATGCGCATTTATCAGCTTATCCAACTATCAACTGGCATAAATTCAGTGAAGAATTTGTCACCTCATTAGGCTTAGATTGGAACCCATACACCACTCAAATTGAACCTCACGATTACATTGCGGAATACTTTGATGTCGTGGTACGTTTTAATACCGTCATCATCGACTTCGATCGCGACTTATGGGGTTACATTGCGTTAAATCACTTTAAACAGCGCACTATTGCAGGTGAAATTGGCTCATCTACCATGCCGCATAAAGTGAATCCTATCGACTTCGAAAACTCGGAAGGTAACTTAGGCTTAGCCAATGCCGTGATGACTCACCTTGCCCAAAAATTACCAATTTCTCGTTGGCAACGTGACTTAACGGACTCTACTGTATTACGTAACTTAGGTGTGGGTTTAGGTTATTGTTTAATTGCGTATGCTGCAACCCGTAAAGGTATCAGCAAATTAGAAGTGAACGAACAACATCTACGTGATGAACTCAATCAAAACTGGGAAGTTTTAGCAGAGCCAATTCAAACGGTGATGCGTCGCTATGGTATTGAAAAACCATACGAAAAATTAAAAGAACTCACTCGTGGTAAACGCGTTGATGAAAAAGCAATGCGTGAATTCATCGAGAAACTGGATATTCCTGCCGATGAAAAAGCCCGTTTACAACAACTTACCCCTGCCACCTACATCGGTGCAGCTATTGAGTTAGTCGAAAAACTTTAA